Proteins found in one Phalacrocorax carbo chromosome 14, bPhaCar2.1, whole genome shotgun sequence genomic segment:
- the ADNP gene encoding activity-dependent neuroprotector homeobox protein isoform X1 → MEYCMLGTSAFHKVQQQLMMPRKAFLSQKEKQARARERDMLKKRRRRQDYLKRSVEPQKNAETIKWHRDDEKRRENEQVKDKDIKKRWRQDERERRKNVDTMNWRREDEKRENERETMFQLPVNNLGSLRKARKTVKKILSDIGLEYCKEHIEDFKQFEPNDFYLKNTTWEDVGLWDPSLTKNQDYRTKPFCCSACPFSSKFFSAYKSHFRNVHSEDFENRILLNCPYCTFNADKKTLETHIKIFHAPNANTPSGGISTFKDKNKHDSLKPKQADSVEQAVYYCKKCTYRDPLYEIVRKHIYREHFQHVAAPYVAKGGEKSLNGAVPLSSSTREEGSIHCKRCLFMPKSYEALVQHVIEDHERIGYQVTAMIGHTNVVVPRSKPLMLIAPKPQDKKPMGLPQRMGPLSPGSVRSLSSQQMMNRLTIPKPTLNSAGVNMMSNVHLQQNNYGVKSVPPSYVGQPGGRLNLSGNAPVSISQQSQTMKQFSASGNGRPYTLGGEQRSQASARYSLQSANSSSLSSTQLKQTSLSQSQAASRVLGQSGSKSPVAATGPSAVNTSSTQKWKICTICNELFPENVYSVHFEKEHKAEKVPAVANYIMKIHNFTSKCLYCNRYLPTDTLLNHMLIHGLSCPYCRSTFNDVEKMAAHMRMVHVDEEMGPKTDSTLTFDLTLQQGSHTNIHLLVTTYNLRDAPAESVAYHAQNTPPVPPKPQPKIQEKSDVPVKSSPQAAVPYKKDVGKTLCPLCFSILKGPISDALAHHLRERHQVIQTVHPVEKKLTYKCIHCLGVYTSNMTASTITLHLVHCRGVGKTQNGQDKGTSSSRLSQSPAVAPVKRTYEHMEFSLMKKRKMDDDDSPSAFEEKPEEPVVLALDPKGHEDDSYEARKTFLTKYFNKQPYPTRREIEKLAASLWLWKSDIASHFSNKRKKCVRDCEKYKPGVLLGFNMKELNKVKHEMDFDAEWLFENHDEKNSRVNVSKTVDKKINLEKDTESSSDSYENIEEEYNESGSPFGQRISDVGGKASSDGTVENPEDSIAKEIIEENASQSPEKSDQKQEESSKYEEIISAEEPAKLVGDVSDSEGDQDDAAEWKDGASQSESGPGSQQVSDFEDNTSEVKPEVWTDESSQSEDAGSSKPTAETKRGGSESDEEQSKWKNRSYGKVEEFWSKDQSQWKNASEIEESLSNQQMEWQNSTIDSEDGDQFDSVTDGVAEPMHSSLTGVELSSQQA, encoded by the exons AAACTATGTTCCAACTTCCTGTCAACAACCTTGGCAGTTTAAGAAAGGCCCggaaaactgtgaaaaaaatacttagtGACATTGGTTTGGAATACTGTAAAGAACATATAGAA gaTTTTAAGCAGTTTGAACCTAAtgacttttatttgaaaaacactACATGGGAAGATGTAGGATTGTGGGACCCATCGCTTACAAAAAATCAG GACTATCGGACAAAGCCCTTTTGCTGCAGTGCATGTCCATTTTCCTCGAAGTTCTTTTCAGCGTACAAAAGCCACTTCCGGAATGTTCATAGTGAAGACTTTGAAAATAGGATTCTCCTTAATTGTCCTTACTGTACTTTCAATGCGGACAAAAAGACTTTGGAAAcgcacattaaaatatttcatgctcCAAATGCCAATACACCAAGTGGAGGCATCAGcacttttaaagataaaaacaaacatgatAGCCTTAAACCTAAGCAGGCTGACAGTGTAGAACAAGCTGTTTATTACTGTAAGAAGTGCACTTACCGAGATCCTCTGTATGAAATAGTTAGAAAGCACATTTACAGGGAACATTTTCAGCATGTTGCTGCTCCTTACGTAGCGAAGGGAGGTGAAAAGTCACTCAATGGTGCAGTTCCGTTAAGTTCCAGTACCCGAGAGGAGGGTAGTATTCACTGCAAAAGATGCCTTTTTATGCCGAAATCATATGAAGCTTTAGTACAGCATGTTATCGAAGACCACGAACGTATAGGCTATCAGGTGACAGCAATGATAGGCCACACTAATGTAGTGGTTCCAAGATCTAAACCTCTGATGCTAATAGCTCCAAAACCGCAGGATAAAAAGCCCATGGGACTCCCTCAGAGGATGGGTCCCCTTTCCCCTGGAAGCGTTCGATCTCTTTCGTCACAACAGATGATGAACAGACTCACTATACCAAAGCCTACACTAAATTCCGCAGGAGTGAATATGATGTCAAATGTTCACCTACAACAAAACAACTACGGAGTCAAATCAGTGCCGCCCAGTTACGTTGGGCAGCCGGGGGGAAGGCTGAACTTAAGTGGTAACGCACCGGTTTCTATTTCACAACAATCACAAACAATGAAACAGTTTTCAGCGAGTGGAAATGGGAGGCCTTATACTCTTGGAGGGGAACAGAGATCACAGGCCTCAGCAAGATACTCTCTTCAGTCTGCCAACTCATCTTCTCTCTCATCAACTCAGTTGAAACAGACGTCGTTATCTCAGTCACAGGCAGCTTCAAGAGTATTAGGTCAGTCTGGCTCGAAATCTCCTGTAGCTGCTACAGGTCCTTCCGCCGTCAATACATCGTCCACACAGAAGTGGAAAATCTGTACAATCTGTAATGAGCTGTTTCCCGAAAATGTGTATAGTGTCCACTTTGAGAAGGAGCACAAGGCTGAAAAGGTGCCTGCAGTAGCTAACTATATAATGAAAATACACAATTTCACTAGCAAATGTCTATACTGTAATCGCTATTTACCCACTGACACGTTGCTTAATCATATGTTAATACATGGTCTGTCTTGTCCGTATTGCCGCTCAACCTTCAACGATGTGGAAAAGATGGCTGCTCACATGCGAATGGTTCATGTCGACGAAGAAATGGGACCTAAAACTGATTCCACTCTAACCTTTGATTTGACATTGCAGCAGGGTAGTCACACAAATATACATCTTCTTGTAACCACCTACAACCTGAGAGATGCTCCCGCTGAATCTGTAGCTTACCATGCTCAGAATACTCCCCCGGTTCCTCCAAAACCGCAGCCGAAAATCCAGGAGAAGTCTGATGTCCCTGTAAAAAGTTCTCCACAAGCAGCAGTTCcctacaaaaaagatgtggggAAAACACTCTGTCCTCTCTGCTTTTCAATCCTAAAAGGACCCATCTCTGATGCACTTGCACATCATCTACGGGAGAGGCATCAAGTAATTCAGACAGTTCATCCGGTTGAGAAAAAGCTAACCTACAAATGCATTCATTGCCTTGGTGTATATACTAGTAACATGACTGCCTCAACTATAACGCTGCACCTTGTtcactgcagaggggttgggAAGACTCAGAACGGCCAGGACAAAGGTACGTCGTCATCTCGGCTAAGCCAGTCTCCAGCTGTAGCACCTGTAAAACGTACTTACGAACACATGGAATTCTCGCtaatgaagaagaggaaaatggatgacGACGACTCCCCCTCTGCCTTTGAGGAGAAGCCTGAAGAACCTGTAGTTCTAGCATTGGACCCCAAGGGTCACGAAGATGATTCCTACGAAGCCAGGAAAACATTTCTTACAAAATACTTTAATAAGCAACCGTATCCCACCAGGAGAGAGATTGAAAAGCTGGCTGCCAGCCTGTGGCTATGGAAATCTGATATTGCGTCTCATTTTAGTaacaagaggaagaaatgcGTTAGAGATTGTGAAAAATACAAACCTGGTGTGCTGCTTGGTTTCAACATGAAAGAGTTAAACAAGGTTAAACATGAAATGGATTTTGACGCTGAATGGCTGTTTGAAAACCACGACGAAAAGAATTCCAGAGTCAATGTTAGTAAGACTgttgataaaaaaataaacttagaAAAGGACACCGAAAGTTCCTCAGACAGCTATGAAAATATAGAAGAGGAGTACAATGAAAGCGGTAGTCCGTTTGGTCAGCGCATTTCTGACGTGGGTGGGAAAGCCTCGTCTGATGGCACGGTGGAGAACCCAGAGGACAGCATAGCCAAGGAAATCATTGAAGAAAATGCATCGCAGTCCCCAGAGAAGTCTGATCAAAAACAAGAGGAAAGCTCTAAATATGAAGAGATCATTTCTGCTGAAGAACCAGCAAAACTGGTCGGTGATGTTTCAGATAGCGAAGGTGATCAGGATGATGCTGCTGAATGGAAAGATGGAGCTTCACAGTCTGAAAGTGGGCCTGGTTCTCAGCAGGTTTCTGATTTTGAAGATAATACATCGGAAGTAAAACCAGAAGTGTGGACAGATGAGTCCTCCCAAAGCGAAGATGCCGGTAGCAGTAAACCGACTGCCGAGACGAAAAGGGGTGGATCCGAAAGTGATGAAGAACAGTCAAAGTGGAAGAATCGTTCCTATGGAAAAGTAGAAGAGTTTTGGTCTAAGGACCAGTCGCAATGGAAAAATGCATCAGAGATTGAGGAGAGCTTGTCAAATCAGCAGATGGAATGGCAGAATAGCACAATTGACAGCGAGGACGGAGATCAGTTTGACAGTGTGACTGATGGCGTAGCAGAACCAATGCACAGCAGCTTAACCGGTGTGGAGCTGAGTAGCCAGCAAGCGTAA
- the ADNP gene encoding activity-dependent neuroprotector homeobox protein isoform X2 has translation MMPRKAFLSQKEKQARARERDMLKKRRRRQDYLKRSVEPQKNAETIKWHRDDEKRRENEQVKDKDIKKRWRQDERERRKNVDTMNWRREDEKRENERETMFQLPVNNLGSLRKARKTVKKILSDIGLEYCKEHIEDFKQFEPNDFYLKNTTWEDVGLWDPSLTKNQDYRTKPFCCSACPFSSKFFSAYKSHFRNVHSEDFENRILLNCPYCTFNADKKTLETHIKIFHAPNANTPSGGISTFKDKNKHDSLKPKQADSVEQAVYYCKKCTYRDPLYEIVRKHIYREHFQHVAAPYVAKGGEKSLNGAVPLSSSTREEGSIHCKRCLFMPKSYEALVQHVIEDHERIGYQVTAMIGHTNVVVPRSKPLMLIAPKPQDKKPMGLPQRMGPLSPGSVRSLSSQQMMNRLTIPKPTLNSAGVNMMSNVHLQQNNYGVKSVPPSYVGQPGGRLNLSGNAPVSISQQSQTMKQFSASGNGRPYTLGGEQRSQASARYSLQSANSSSLSSTQLKQTSLSQSQAASRVLGQSGSKSPVAATGPSAVNTSSTQKWKICTICNELFPENVYSVHFEKEHKAEKVPAVANYIMKIHNFTSKCLYCNRYLPTDTLLNHMLIHGLSCPYCRSTFNDVEKMAAHMRMVHVDEEMGPKTDSTLTFDLTLQQGSHTNIHLLVTTYNLRDAPAESVAYHAQNTPPVPPKPQPKIQEKSDVPVKSSPQAAVPYKKDVGKTLCPLCFSILKGPISDALAHHLRERHQVIQTVHPVEKKLTYKCIHCLGVYTSNMTASTITLHLVHCRGVGKTQNGQDKGTSSSRLSQSPAVAPVKRTYEHMEFSLMKKRKMDDDDSPSAFEEKPEEPVVLALDPKGHEDDSYEARKTFLTKYFNKQPYPTRREIEKLAASLWLWKSDIASHFSNKRKKCVRDCEKYKPGVLLGFNMKELNKVKHEMDFDAEWLFENHDEKNSRVNVSKTVDKKINLEKDTESSSDSYENIEEEYNESGSPFGQRISDVGGKASSDGTVENPEDSIAKEIIEENASQSPEKSDQKQEESSKYEEIISAEEPAKLVGDVSDSEGDQDDAAEWKDGASQSESGPGSQQVSDFEDNTSEVKPEVWTDESSQSEDAGSSKPTAETKRGGSESDEEQSKWKNRSYGKVEEFWSKDQSQWKNASEIEESLSNQQMEWQNSTIDSEDGDQFDSVTDGVAEPMHSSLTGVELSSQQA, from the exons AAACTATGTTCCAACTTCCTGTCAACAACCTTGGCAGTTTAAGAAAGGCCCggaaaactgtgaaaaaaatacttagtGACATTGGTTTGGAATACTGTAAAGAACATATAGAA gaTTTTAAGCAGTTTGAACCTAAtgacttttatttgaaaaacactACATGGGAAGATGTAGGATTGTGGGACCCATCGCTTACAAAAAATCAG GACTATCGGACAAAGCCCTTTTGCTGCAGTGCATGTCCATTTTCCTCGAAGTTCTTTTCAGCGTACAAAAGCCACTTCCGGAATGTTCATAGTGAAGACTTTGAAAATAGGATTCTCCTTAATTGTCCTTACTGTACTTTCAATGCGGACAAAAAGACTTTGGAAAcgcacattaaaatatttcatgctcCAAATGCCAATACACCAAGTGGAGGCATCAGcacttttaaagataaaaacaaacatgatAGCCTTAAACCTAAGCAGGCTGACAGTGTAGAACAAGCTGTTTATTACTGTAAGAAGTGCACTTACCGAGATCCTCTGTATGAAATAGTTAGAAAGCACATTTACAGGGAACATTTTCAGCATGTTGCTGCTCCTTACGTAGCGAAGGGAGGTGAAAAGTCACTCAATGGTGCAGTTCCGTTAAGTTCCAGTACCCGAGAGGAGGGTAGTATTCACTGCAAAAGATGCCTTTTTATGCCGAAATCATATGAAGCTTTAGTACAGCATGTTATCGAAGACCACGAACGTATAGGCTATCAGGTGACAGCAATGATAGGCCACACTAATGTAGTGGTTCCAAGATCTAAACCTCTGATGCTAATAGCTCCAAAACCGCAGGATAAAAAGCCCATGGGACTCCCTCAGAGGATGGGTCCCCTTTCCCCTGGAAGCGTTCGATCTCTTTCGTCACAACAGATGATGAACAGACTCACTATACCAAAGCCTACACTAAATTCCGCAGGAGTGAATATGATGTCAAATGTTCACCTACAACAAAACAACTACGGAGTCAAATCAGTGCCGCCCAGTTACGTTGGGCAGCCGGGGGGAAGGCTGAACTTAAGTGGTAACGCACCGGTTTCTATTTCACAACAATCACAAACAATGAAACAGTTTTCAGCGAGTGGAAATGGGAGGCCTTATACTCTTGGAGGGGAACAGAGATCACAGGCCTCAGCAAGATACTCTCTTCAGTCTGCCAACTCATCTTCTCTCTCATCAACTCAGTTGAAACAGACGTCGTTATCTCAGTCACAGGCAGCTTCAAGAGTATTAGGTCAGTCTGGCTCGAAATCTCCTGTAGCTGCTACAGGTCCTTCCGCCGTCAATACATCGTCCACACAGAAGTGGAAAATCTGTACAATCTGTAATGAGCTGTTTCCCGAAAATGTGTATAGTGTCCACTTTGAGAAGGAGCACAAGGCTGAAAAGGTGCCTGCAGTAGCTAACTATATAATGAAAATACACAATTTCACTAGCAAATGTCTATACTGTAATCGCTATTTACCCACTGACACGTTGCTTAATCATATGTTAATACATGGTCTGTCTTGTCCGTATTGCCGCTCAACCTTCAACGATGTGGAAAAGATGGCTGCTCACATGCGAATGGTTCATGTCGACGAAGAAATGGGACCTAAAACTGATTCCACTCTAACCTTTGATTTGACATTGCAGCAGGGTAGTCACACAAATATACATCTTCTTGTAACCACCTACAACCTGAGAGATGCTCCCGCTGAATCTGTAGCTTACCATGCTCAGAATACTCCCCCGGTTCCTCCAAAACCGCAGCCGAAAATCCAGGAGAAGTCTGATGTCCCTGTAAAAAGTTCTCCACAAGCAGCAGTTCcctacaaaaaagatgtggggAAAACACTCTGTCCTCTCTGCTTTTCAATCCTAAAAGGACCCATCTCTGATGCACTTGCACATCATCTACGGGAGAGGCATCAAGTAATTCAGACAGTTCATCCGGTTGAGAAAAAGCTAACCTACAAATGCATTCATTGCCTTGGTGTATATACTAGTAACATGACTGCCTCAACTATAACGCTGCACCTTGTtcactgcagaggggttgggAAGACTCAGAACGGCCAGGACAAAGGTACGTCGTCATCTCGGCTAAGCCAGTCTCCAGCTGTAGCACCTGTAAAACGTACTTACGAACACATGGAATTCTCGCtaatgaagaagaggaaaatggatgacGACGACTCCCCCTCTGCCTTTGAGGAGAAGCCTGAAGAACCTGTAGTTCTAGCATTGGACCCCAAGGGTCACGAAGATGATTCCTACGAAGCCAGGAAAACATTTCTTACAAAATACTTTAATAAGCAACCGTATCCCACCAGGAGAGAGATTGAAAAGCTGGCTGCCAGCCTGTGGCTATGGAAATCTGATATTGCGTCTCATTTTAGTaacaagaggaagaaatgcGTTAGAGATTGTGAAAAATACAAACCTGGTGTGCTGCTTGGTTTCAACATGAAAGAGTTAAACAAGGTTAAACATGAAATGGATTTTGACGCTGAATGGCTGTTTGAAAACCACGACGAAAAGAATTCCAGAGTCAATGTTAGTAAGACTgttgataaaaaaataaacttagaAAAGGACACCGAAAGTTCCTCAGACAGCTATGAAAATATAGAAGAGGAGTACAATGAAAGCGGTAGTCCGTTTGGTCAGCGCATTTCTGACGTGGGTGGGAAAGCCTCGTCTGATGGCACGGTGGAGAACCCAGAGGACAGCATAGCCAAGGAAATCATTGAAGAAAATGCATCGCAGTCCCCAGAGAAGTCTGATCAAAAACAAGAGGAAAGCTCTAAATATGAAGAGATCATTTCTGCTGAAGAACCAGCAAAACTGGTCGGTGATGTTTCAGATAGCGAAGGTGATCAGGATGATGCTGCTGAATGGAAAGATGGAGCTTCACAGTCTGAAAGTGGGCCTGGTTCTCAGCAGGTTTCTGATTTTGAAGATAATACATCGGAAGTAAAACCAGAAGTGTGGACAGATGAGTCCTCCCAAAGCGAAGATGCCGGTAGCAGTAAACCGACTGCCGAGACGAAAAGGGGTGGATCCGAAAGTGATGAAGAACAGTCAAAGTGGAAGAATCGTTCCTATGGAAAAGTAGAAGAGTTTTGGTCTAAGGACCAGTCGCAATGGAAAAATGCATCAGAGATTGAGGAGAGCTTGTCAAATCAGCAGATGGAATGGCAGAATAGCACAATTGACAGCGAGGACGGAGATCAGTTTGACAGTGTGACTGATGGCGTAGCAGAACCAATGCACAGCAGCTTAACCGGTGTGGAGCTGAGTAGCCAGCAAGCGTAA